Proteins encoded by one window of Lathyrus oleraceus cultivar Zhongwan6 chromosome 1, CAAS_Psat_ZW6_1.0, whole genome shotgun sequence:
- the LOC127101595 gene encoding uncharacterized protein LOC127101595, producing the protein MDEISRLIALMESMIAVQNQPSPPPATPPPQSQCPAPNDFTEMVNMGTRLEEGAREGWLSRDEASTSKKYGGSFSKRKEGGTNAVSMGKQRRPLNPIQPRNPPYTPEPLPWWFKPDLHCAFHQGAPGYDIENYYPLKNEVQKLIKSDMMSFEDRAPNVKENLLPAHGNASVNMVDGCPGNFRVFDVRHIRQSLVEIHRTLCLISNYEHDHDGCVICSVNPQGCVIVKRGIQKLIDEGVIQSQQSRYKGNDVNVIVPVLKTLERVVIQFDNIKIVNRLASPLVIWLAGPIPYEYDKHVPYKYNATMIKNGQEVPLPTANSVVSIADVVKVTRSGRVFGPVSLKVVEYVTVGKKTDVPAVNAPTCQPSESSRLKINDDDELLMNSEAHIEALQKILEHAYIEHDVAVDQFDPIVANITSCNNLRFYDEELSEEGRNHNLALHISMNCKEDTLSNVLVDTGSLLNVLPKSNLARLSYQGAPMRYSGMVVMEIHLAYICLLGRPWIHKAGAVTSTLHQKLKFVKNGKLVIIGGEKALLVSHLSSFTYVEAKEKVGTSFQALSVAVETQKTGASMSSLKDARDVVQAGGTDK; encoded by the exons ATGGACGAGATTTCCAGACTCATTGCTTTGATGGAGTCTATGATTGCTGttcagaatcaaccatctccgcctcctgcaactcctcctcctcagagtCAGTGCCC TGCTCCTaatgatttcaccgaaatggtgaacatggggacGCGGTTGGAAGAAGGTGCCCGAGAAGGATGGTTATCTAGAGATGAGGCTTCTACAAGCAAGAAATACGGTGGTAGTTTCTCCAAAAGGAAGGAAGGGGGGACCAATGCAGTGTCTATGGGGAAGCAGAGGAGGCCTCTT AATCcgattcaaccaagaaatcctccatATACTCCTGAACCtttgccatggtggttcaaaccaGATCTTCACTGTGCCTTTCATCAGGGAGCTCCCGGCTATGACATTGAAAACTACTATCCTTTGAAGAATGAGGTTCAGAAACTGATCAAGAGCGAcatgatgtcctttgaggaccgagcaCCTAATGTCAAAGAAAATCTGTTGCCTGCTCATGGAAATGCTTCTGTGAACATG gtAGATGGATGTCCTGGGAATTTCAGGGTTTTCGATGTTCGTCATATTCGCCAATCTTTGGTAGAAATCCATAGAACTTTATGCTTAATCAGTAactatgaacatgaccatgatggttgtgttatctgCAGCGTTAATCCTCAAGGATGTGTAATAGTCAAGAGGGGTATTCAGAAACTGATAGATGAAGGTGTAATTCAAAGTCAGCAGTCCAGGTATAAGGGCAATGATGTGAATGTTATCGTACCAGTATTAAAGACCCTcgagcgggtagttattcagttTGACAACATCAAAATTGTTAATAGATTGGCATCGCcgttggttatatggttagcTGGCCCCATCCCGTATGAATACGATAAACACGTGCCTTATAAATACAATGCTACTATGATCAAGAAtgggcaagaggttcctcttcccaCCGCGAATTCAGTTGTAAGCATTGCAGATGTCGTCAaagtgacccgtagtggtcgtgtatttggCCCTGTATCTCTTAAAGTTGTGGAATATGTTACGGTGGGTAAGAAGACAGATGTTCCTGCAGTTAATGCTCCAACTTGTCAGCCTAGTGAATCCAGTAGGTTGAAGATTAATGATGATGACGAG TTATTGATGAACTCCGAAGCGCATATAGAGGCTTTACAGAAAATACTAGAGCATGCCTACATAGAGCATGATGTTGCAGTGGACCAGTTCGATCCTATTGTCgctaacatcacttcatgtaATAATCTTAGgttttatgatgaagaactttCTGAGGAAGGTAGGAATCACAACTTAGCGcttcatatttcaatgaattgcaaagaggacACTCTGTCTAATGTTTTGGTGGATACTGGTTCGTTATTGAATGTGCTACCAAAATCAAATTTGGCAAGGCTGtcttatcaaggcgcccctatgaggtatagtggcaTGGTG GTAATGGAAATTCACCTGGCCTACAtctgtttgttgggaaggccatggatccacaAGGCTGGTGCCGTCACGTCGACGCTGCatcagaagctgaaatttgttaagaacggAAAGCTCGTAATTATTGGTGGGGAGAAAGCGCTTTTAGTGAGCCATCTATCATCCTTCACCTATGTAGAAGCTAAAGAAAAAGTTGGAACatcgttccaagccttatctgTTGCTGTTGAAACTCAGAAGActggggcatccatgtcttctctAAAAGATGCAAGAGATGTTGTTCAGGCTGGCGGCACCGACAAATGA